A single Vespula vulgaris chromosome 3, iyVesVulg1.1, whole genome shotgun sequence DNA region contains:
- the LOC127062868 gene encoding histone-lysine N-methyltransferase NSD2 isoform X1: MSSPSLPRNNKVAETANDAGQSIREKIESFHDTGDCVDNAGEKSDLNDNAYFPGKSRYGRTIKPKSPRDDIAEFPKNYKMPKTRKSQNSNENSNENLDESNIVNDTDEASDSFSSSNSMEEISSPKFDNTTAQCNWSLGQLAWARVGNFPFWPCVVTLDPTSLIFYKYKATGRSQLLMIHVQYFGDKGRHSWVSSNSMIHFTNLDDFQKLSESLTAEIKRKDAKYAAAFVIKPGLKSKWETAVEEATEIQPMTDQERAEIFKPIVKSSKQKIQKTLDFYEKDKASKRKYAGDSNAPDAKRTKQENMDVSEKLQYKLESPKLRYLRHNENGKANLRLNFESPSRMSTKSNESNSDSSTIQKNEFKSDEHIDGVFEVYYERNRDMLEDEHPDLSEEEIKKYLRKTWNDMNSSFRRKYRLYVKSEGNQSKENTPESEEDTSTDAESVTKDTKKSRSKIEKEETYTVETKKTRPYNLFKGMKQEKVCQICEKTGKLTRCRGPCYSYFHLSCVKPGESSPEHSIDESMYSDKLFDDLREIKRNNTDDEENSDKAEEQEDESFKCIDCLSGVAPACFICNEREGDRIRCSVLACGKHYHSSCLKSWPQSRWQGGRLTCPYHICHTCSSDNPQDSHSRAPNEKIARCVRCPSSYHTSISCLPAGSVILTGSQIVCPKHYKAPHPPLNAAWCFLCTRGGSLICCDTCPTSFHLECLGINAPDGAFNCEDCETGRLPLYGEVVWVKLGNYRWWPSRICYPHEIPENVEAIPHSPGKFCVMFLGSNNYYWVHRGRAFLYQDGDANIKPSVGKKNMRNDTYKKALEEASEIHQRLKTERAAAKDHETKGLKPPPYVKLKVNKPVGNVKPVEVESIVACDCDAELDDACAPGTDCLNRILLIECSPVVCPAGTKCNNQDFVRRQYPAMEPFHTIGRGWGLRSLEAIKSGQFIIEYVGEVIDEAEYKQRLSRKKELKNENFYFLTIDNNRMIDAEPKGNLSRFMNHSCSPNCETQKWTVNGDTRIGLFALRDIEPGEELTFNYNLACDGETRKPCLCGASNCSGFIGLKVQKPQVTPVPVPSKKSDKVEKVRRQRRSRKHFCWSCGEEIMHDSETIVCDHKTCNKKYHNTCINIDNAESKFSCPWHHCIECNRRTSAHCSFCSVAFCQVHLDGNLFEYGEKSGFVCTLHENMEIQRSSAEDEKDSSDNEADIDKEYLSRSSSPIEMETKLQREPSPRVSIVEVHLNSEESEESQREEDEELLEDTIALCTYNFSKTVKRKMLNQSSNIFEEGQAEKLNNLTSSQLEAIIGGSLFE; encoded by the exons ATGAGCTCTCCCAGTCTCCCACGGAATAACAAGGTGGCCGAAACAGCGAACGATGCAGGGCAAAGCATACgcgagaaaatagaaagtttTCATGATACTGGAGATTGTGTGGATAATGCTGGAGAAAAATCTGATCTAAACGATAATGCGTATTTTCCTGGCAAAAGTCGTTATGGTAGAACAATAAAACCTAAATCTCCTAGAGATGACATTGCTGAATTTCCTAAG aattataaaatGCCAAAGACACGTAAATCTCAGAACTCTAATGAGAATAGTAATGAAAATTTAGATGAAAGTAACATAGTAAATGATACGGATGAGGCGAGTGATTCATTTAGCTCTTCAAATTCTATGGAGGAAATATCATCCCCAAAATTTGACAATACTACTGCACAATGTAATTGGAGTTTAGGACAATTAGCATGGGCGCGCGTCGGCAACTTTCCGTTTTGGCCATGCGTCGTAACGCTAGATCCgacttcattaattttttataaatataaag CTACTGGCAGATCACAATTGCTAATGATACACGTTCAATATTTTGGAGATAAAGGACGTCATAGCTGGGTCTCATCAAATTCTATGATCCATTTCACGAACCTTGATGACTTTCAAAAGCTATCAGAATCATTGACTGCAGAAATTAAGAGGAAGGATGCTAAATATGCTGCAGCATTTGTTATTAAGCCAGGATTAAAGTCAAAATGGGAGACAGCAGTTGAAGAGGCTACAGAAATACAACCAATGACTGATCAAGAAAGGGCTGAAATATTTAAACCCATTGTTAAAagttcaaaacaaaaaattcaaaagacacttgatttttatgaaaagGATAAGGCaagtaagagaaaatatgCAGGTGATTCAAATGCACCAGATGCTAAGCGTACTAAACAGGAAAAT atggATGTTTCAGAGAAATTGCAATATAAGTTAGAATCACCAAAATTAAGGTACTTGCGACAtaatgaaaatggaaaagcAAATTTGAGATTAAATTTTGAAAGTCCTTCTCGTATGTCCACCAAATCTAATGAATCTAATAGTGATTCTTCtacaatacaaaaaaatgaatttaaaagtGATGAACATATTGATGGTGTTTTTGAAgtttattacgaaagaaacagagatatGTTAGAAGATGAACATCCTGACTTGTCAGaggaagaaatcaaaaaatatttaagaaaaacttGGAATGATATGAACTCTTCTTTTCGcagaaaatatcgtttatatgtTAAGTCTGAAGGTAATCAGTCAAAGGAGAATACACCAGAATCTGAAGAAGACACATCAACAGATGCAGAGAGTGTCACAAAGGACACAAAAAAGTCAAGATCTAaaattgagaaagaagaaacatatacagtagaaacaaaaaaaaccaGACCATACAATCTTTTTAAAGGCATGAAACAAGAAAAGGTTTGCCAAATATGtgaaaaaacaggaaaattaACAAGATGTAGGGGACCCTGCTATTCGTACTTTCATTTATCATGTGTCAAACCTGGAGAATCTAGTCCAGAACATTCTATAGATGAAAGTATGTATagtgataaattatttgatgatttgagagaaataaaaagaaataatacagatgatgaagaaaataGTG ataaGGCAGAGGAACAAGAAGATGAAAGTTTTAAATGTATTGATTGTTTATCTGGTGTAGCTCCAGCATGTTTTATATgtaatgaaagagaaggagacagaATAAGATGTTCGGTTTTAGCATGTGGCAAGCATTATCATTCATCTTGTTTAAAGTCTTGGCCTCAA tcTCGTTGGCAAGGAGGTCGTTTGACTTGCCCATATCATATATGTCATACATGTAGTTCTGATAATCCACAAGATAGTCATTCTCGTGCaccgaatgaaaaaatagCACGATGTGTTCGATGTCCGTCATCCTATCATACCTCCATATCGTGTTTACCTGCTGGATCAGTAATATTAACAGGAAGTCAAATTGTTTGTCCTAAGCATTACAAAGCTCCCCATCCTCCATTGAATGCAGCATGGTGTTTCCTTTGTACTCGTGGCGGAAGTCTTATTTGTTGTGATACATGTCCGACTTCGTTTCATCTGGAATGTCTTG GTATAAATGCACCGGATGGTGCGTTTAATTGTGAAGATTGTGAAACCGGAAGACTTCCTCTGTATGGAGAAGTAGTATGGGTTAAGCTCGGTAATTATCGTTGGTGGCCCTCTCGTATATGTTATCCACATGAAATACCTGAAAACGTAGAAGCTATACCACATAGTCCTGGCAAATTTTGTGTCATGTTCTTAGGTTCTAATAATTACTATTGGGTCCACAG AGGACGTGCTTTCTTATATCAAGATGGAGATGCAAATATAAAGCCTTCAGtaggtaaaaaaaatatgaggaATGATACTTATAAAAAAGCTTTAGAAGAAGCTAGTGAAATTCATCAACGTTTAAAAACTGAAAGAGCTGCTGCTAAGGATCATGAAACTAAAGGATTAAAACCTCCACCATatgttaaattaaaa GTTAATAAACCTGTGGGTAATGTGAAACCTGTTGAAGTTGAAAGTATTGTAGCATGCGATTGTGATGCAGAACTGGATGATGCTTGTGCACCTGGAACAGATTGTTTAAATCGTATTTTATTGATAGAGTGTAGTCCAGTGGTATGCCCAGCTGGTACCAAATGTAATAATCAAGATTTTGTACGCAGACAGTATCCAGCAATGGAACCATTTCATACAATTGGCCGCGGGTGGGGTCTTAGAAGTTTGGAAGCTATTAAATCTGGACAATTTATAATCGAATATGTTGGCGAAGTTATAGATGAAGCAGAATACAAACAGAGattaagtagaaaaaaagagttgaagaacgaaaatttctactttttaacaatagataataatagaatgatCGATGCAGAACCAAAGGGCAATCTTAGCCGATTCATGA ATCATTCTTGTTCACCAAATTGTGAAACACAAAAATGGACAGTAAACGGAGATACGCGTATTGGTTTATTTGCCTTACGTGATATAGAGCCAGGAGAAGAgttaacttttaattataactTAGCTTGCGATGGAGAAACACGTAAACCATGTTTATGCGGCGCATCAAATTGTAGTGGATTTATAGGTTTAAAAGTACAAAAACCACAAGTAACTCCAGTTCCAGTACCATCTAAAAAATCtgataaagtagaaaaagtaagaaggcAGAGAAG atCAAGGAAACATTTTTGTTGGAGTTGTGGAGAAGAGATAATGCATGATAGCGAAACTATTGTATGTGATCATAAgacatgtaataaaaaatatcataatacTTGTATAAATATCGACAATGCAGAAAGTAAATTTAGTTGTCCATGGCATCACTGTATAGAGTGCAATCGAAGAACATCTGCACACTGTTCATTTTGTAGTGTTGCTTTTTGTCAAG TTCATTTAGACGGGAATTTGTTTGAGTATGGAGAAAAAAGTGGCTTTGTTTGCACCCTACATGAAAATATGGAGATACAAAGATCATCAGcagaagacgaaaaagattCTTCTGATAACGAGGCCGATattgataaagaatatttatcaaGATCTAGCAGCCCTATAGAAATGGAAACAAAGTTACAACGAGAACCATCGCCACGAGTTTCAATTGTAGAG gTTCATCTAAACAGCGAAGAAAGCGAAGAATCCCAAAgggaagaggacgaagaattATTAGAAGATACAATCGCACTgtgtacatataatttttcaaaaacagtgaaaagaaagatgctCAATCAATcttctaatatttttgaagaagGACAAGCTGAGAAATTGAATAATCTTACTTCTAGTCAACTGGAGGCGATAATTGGTGGTagtttatttgaataa
- the LOC127062870 gene encoding calcium permeable stress-gated cation channel 1 — translation MEITVFPSISPPPSTYKPPSPDLCIPVHRSNTTIITDLYAGIPENLVLNIIGFLLLVLLFGLLRKKAWNYGRLALLHKSDNRWMELFYGDNDTRDVDAIYLETSVNSQLSQADRGFLSWIVTAFKIKDEELLKRAGPDGLLYILFERYLIVLTIAMVIISLCVALPINFYGSIHDDDLTFSRTTIANLDPMSSWIWVHSMLIISYLPIGAYVMRRFLKQVRENRPSGELAARTLIITEIPKHQCDVEALTEYFKEAFSTLTIEDVTLAHDIRRLSVLDTERDCAEQARLYCENYAKKRDPLKIYPHRCGQILGCCCKSKVDAREFYANEEIRLTALVEEERQLALSKPLGIAFVTLGTPGAARTMRRQLRSSPSIKWNVNYAPAPSDIFWENLSIPRRCWYLNAALINVALFITLFFLTTPAVIIPILNRLSIPGDIKNLSPVISSFLPTLLLVSVAALMPVVVEKSESLVRHWTRSSLNRTVMRKTLLFLLLMVLILPSLGLTSAEAFFVWTMKGKNDTGRWECVFLPDQGALFVNYVITAALLGSALELVRFPELALYTFRLCIARSKAERVHVRKAVLWEFPLGAHYAWLLLVFTTTTVYSLACPLITPFGLLYLLVKHLVDRHNLCFAYGPSVGGGQLAGTATSAAGTAPILAQVAFLALGLVRRGLSPLAAVQLSGLAASILGLVTGVTLPASKPKTQPPKRDLPGGITGQSFIAPVLRKKQTSVEETISVNSNSEMNTPSPSITSSIVSENTTKLYQDYAKEPKV, via the exons ATGGAAATAACTGTCTTCCCGAg tatAAGCCCACCTCCATCAACCTATAAACCTCCATCACCAGATTTATGTATACCAGTTCACAGATCCAATACAACTATTATAACAGATTTATATGCTGGAATACCCGAAAATttagttttaaatattataggaTTTTTG ttattAGTTCTTTTATTCGGTTTATTACGTAAAAAAGCCTGGAATTATGGACGTCTTGCATTGCTACATAAATCAGATAATAGATGGATGGAATTATTTTATGGTGACAATGATACTAGAGATGTAGATGCAATATACTTAGAAACATCTGTTAATTCTCAGCTATCTCAAGCTGATAGAGGTTTTCTTTCATGGATTGTTACAGCATTTAAAATAAA AGATGAAGAACTATTGAAAAGAGCTGGTCCTGATGGCTTgctgtatatattatttgagcGTTATTTGATTGTTTTAACTATTGCAATggttattatatcattatgtGTAGCATTGCCTATTAATTTTTATGGTAGTATACATGATGATGACTTAACATTTAGTCGTACAACAATAGCCAATCTAGACCCAATGTCTTCTTGGATATGGGTACACTCCatgttaattatatcttatttaccAATTGGTGCTTATGTGATGAGACGTTTTTTAAAACAG GTACGAGAAAATAGGCCTAGTGGAGAATTAGCAGCTAGAACACTAATAATTACAGAAATACCTAAACACCAATGTGATGTAGAAGCACTTACAGAGTATTTTAA agaGGCATTTTCAACACTGACTATAGAAGATGTGACATTAGCTCATGATATTAGACGTCTCTCAGTGttagatacagaaagagattGTGCGGAGCAAGCACGTTTGTATTGCGAGAATTATGCTAAAAAAAGAGAccctttaaaaatatatcctcATCGTTGTGGTCAGATTTTAGGATGTTGCTGCAAATCC aAAGTTGATGCTCGAGAATTTTATGCAAATGAAGAAATTCGATTAACTGCattagtagaagaagaaagacaattGGCCTTGAGTAAACCATTAGGGATAGCCTTTGTTACTTTAG gAACACCTGGTGCAGCTAGAACTATGAGGAGACAATTACGATCTTCGCCTTCGATAAAGTGGAACGTTAATTACGCTCCAGCACCTTCAGATATTTTTTGGGAAAATTTAAGTATACCAAGAAGATGCTGGTATTTAAATGCAGCACTGATAAATGTtgctttatttataacattgttttttcttactaCACCAGCT gTTATTATACCaattttaaatagattatCTATACCAGGAGACATAAAAAATTTGAGCCCtgttatttcttcgtttttaccaactttattattagtaaGCGTGGCCGCTTTAATGCCTGTTGTAGTTGAAAAAAGTGAATCTTTAGTAAGACACTGGACGAGAAGCAGTCTGAATCGTACGGTTATGagaaaaactttattatttttattacttatggTTCTTATATTACCTAGTTTAGGATTAACCAGTGCTGAAGCATTTTTTGTTTGGActatgaaaggaaaaaatgatacAGGAAGATGGGAATGTGTATTTCTTCCAGATCAG GGTGctttatttgtaaattatgtaattacTGCTGCTTTACTTGGAAGTGCATTGGAATTAGTCAGATTTCCAGAACTTGCCCTATATACTTTTCGTCTGTGTATTGCACGTAGTAAAGCAGAGAGAGTGCACGTCAGGAAAGCAGTATTATGGGAATTCCCATTAGGAGCACATTATGCATGGTTATTATTGGTATTTACTACAACAACGGTTTATAGTCTTGCTTGTCCTTTAATTACTCCATTTGGACTGCTATATTTATTAGTAAAACATTTG GTGGACAGGCATAATTTATGCTTTGCTTATGGACCAAGTGTAGGTGGTGGTCAATTAGCAGGTACGGCAACCAGCGCAGCAGGAACTGCTCCGATTCTTGCACAAGTAGCATTTTTAGCTCTTGGATTAGTAAGAAGAGGTTTATCTCCTCTGGCAGCTGTACAACTTAGTGGTCTTGCTGCTAGTATTTTAGGTCTTGTAACTGGAGTTACATTACCTGCGTCCAAACCCAAA ACACAACCGCCAAAAAGAGATCTTCCAGGCGGAATAACAGGACAAAGTTTTATTGCGCCCGtattacgaaagaaacaaacttCTGTAGAAGAAACTATATCTGTAAATTCAAATTCTGAAATGAATACGCCAAGTCCAAGTATAACTTCTTCTATTGTCTCAGAAAATACCACTAAGCTTTATCAAGATTATGCAAAAGAACCTAAGGTGTAA
- the LOC127062868 gene encoding histone-lysine N-methyltransferase NSD2 isoform X2, which produces MIHVQYFGDKGRHSWVSSNSMIHFTNLDDFQKLSESLTAEIKRKDAKYAAAFVIKPGLKSKWETAVEEATEIQPMTDQERAEIFKPIVKSSKQKIQKTLDFYEKDKASKRKYAGDSNAPDAKRTKQENMDVSEKLQYKLESPKLRYLRHNENGKANLRLNFESPSRMSTKSNESNSDSSTIQKNEFKSDEHIDGVFEVYYERNRDMLEDEHPDLSEEEIKKYLRKTWNDMNSSFRRKYRLYVKSEGNQSKENTPESEEDTSTDAESVTKDTKKSRSKIEKEETYTVETKKTRPYNLFKGMKQEKVCQICEKTGKLTRCRGPCYSYFHLSCVKPGESSPEHSIDESMYSDKLFDDLREIKRNNTDDEENSDKAEEQEDESFKCIDCLSGVAPACFICNEREGDRIRCSVLACGKHYHSSCLKSWPQSRWQGGRLTCPYHICHTCSSDNPQDSHSRAPNEKIARCVRCPSSYHTSISCLPAGSVILTGSQIVCPKHYKAPHPPLNAAWCFLCTRGGSLICCDTCPTSFHLECLGINAPDGAFNCEDCETGRLPLYGEVVWVKLGNYRWWPSRICYPHEIPENVEAIPHSPGKFCVMFLGSNNYYWVHRGRAFLYQDGDANIKPSVGKKNMRNDTYKKALEEASEIHQRLKTERAAAKDHETKGLKPPPYVKLKVNKPVGNVKPVEVESIVACDCDAELDDACAPGTDCLNRILLIECSPVVCPAGTKCNNQDFVRRQYPAMEPFHTIGRGWGLRSLEAIKSGQFIIEYVGEVIDEAEYKQRLSRKKELKNENFYFLTIDNNRMIDAEPKGNLSRFMNHSCSPNCETQKWTVNGDTRIGLFALRDIEPGEELTFNYNLACDGETRKPCLCGASNCSGFIGLKVQKPQVTPVPVPSKKSDKVEKVRRQRRSRKHFCWSCGEEIMHDSETIVCDHKTCNKKYHNTCINIDNAESKFSCPWHHCIECNRRTSAHCSFCSVAFCQVHLDGNLFEYGEKSGFVCTLHENMEIQRSSAEDEKDSSDNEADIDKEYLSRSSSPIEMETKLQREPSPRVSIVEVHLNSEESEESQREEDEELLEDTIALCTYNFSKTVKRKMLNQSSNIFEEGQAEKLNNLTSSQLEAIIGGSLFE; this is translated from the exons ATGATACACGTTCAATATTTTGGAGATAAAGGACGTCATAGCTGGGTCTCATCAAATTCTATGATCCATTTCACGAACCTTGATGACTTTCAAAAGCTATCAGAATCATTGACTGCAGAAATTAAGAGGAAGGATGCTAAATATGCTGCAGCATTTGTTATTAAGCCAGGATTAAAGTCAAAATGGGAGACAGCAGTTGAAGAGGCTACAGAAATACAACCAATGACTGATCAAGAAAGGGCTGAAATATTTAAACCCATTGTTAAAagttcaaaacaaaaaattcaaaagacacttgatttttatgaaaagGATAAGGCaagtaagagaaaatatgCAGGTGATTCAAATGCACCAGATGCTAAGCGTACTAAACAGGAAAAT atggATGTTTCAGAGAAATTGCAATATAAGTTAGAATCACCAAAATTAAGGTACTTGCGACAtaatgaaaatggaaaagcAAATTTGAGATTAAATTTTGAAAGTCCTTCTCGTATGTCCACCAAATCTAATGAATCTAATAGTGATTCTTCtacaatacaaaaaaatgaatttaaaagtGATGAACATATTGATGGTGTTTTTGAAgtttattacgaaagaaacagagatatGTTAGAAGATGAACATCCTGACTTGTCAGaggaagaaatcaaaaaatatttaagaaaaacttGGAATGATATGAACTCTTCTTTTCGcagaaaatatcgtttatatgtTAAGTCTGAAGGTAATCAGTCAAAGGAGAATACACCAGAATCTGAAGAAGACACATCAACAGATGCAGAGAGTGTCACAAAGGACACAAAAAAGTCAAGATCTAaaattgagaaagaagaaacatatacagtagaaacaaaaaaaaccaGACCATACAATCTTTTTAAAGGCATGAAACAAGAAAAGGTTTGCCAAATATGtgaaaaaacaggaaaattaACAAGATGTAGGGGACCCTGCTATTCGTACTTTCATTTATCATGTGTCAAACCTGGAGAATCTAGTCCAGAACATTCTATAGATGAAAGTATGTATagtgataaattatttgatgatttgagagaaataaaaagaaataatacagatgatgaagaaaataGTG ataaGGCAGAGGAACAAGAAGATGAAAGTTTTAAATGTATTGATTGTTTATCTGGTGTAGCTCCAGCATGTTTTATATgtaatgaaagagaaggagacagaATAAGATGTTCGGTTTTAGCATGTGGCAAGCATTATCATTCATCTTGTTTAAAGTCTTGGCCTCAA tcTCGTTGGCAAGGAGGTCGTTTGACTTGCCCATATCATATATGTCATACATGTAGTTCTGATAATCCACAAGATAGTCATTCTCGTGCaccgaatgaaaaaatagCACGATGTGTTCGATGTCCGTCATCCTATCATACCTCCATATCGTGTTTACCTGCTGGATCAGTAATATTAACAGGAAGTCAAATTGTTTGTCCTAAGCATTACAAAGCTCCCCATCCTCCATTGAATGCAGCATGGTGTTTCCTTTGTACTCGTGGCGGAAGTCTTATTTGTTGTGATACATGTCCGACTTCGTTTCATCTGGAATGTCTTG GTATAAATGCACCGGATGGTGCGTTTAATTGTGAAGATTGTGAAACCGGAAGACTTCCTCTGTATGGAGAAGTAGTATGGGTTAAGCTCGGTAATTATCGTTGGTGGCCCTCTCGTATATGTTATCCACATGAAATACCTGAAAACGTAGAAGCTATACCACATAGTCCTGGCAAATTTTGTGTCATGTTCTTAGGTTCTAATAATTACTATTGGGTCCACAG AGGACGTGCTTTCTTATATCAAGATGGAGATGCAAATATAAAGCCTTCAGtaggtaaaaaaaatatgaggaATGATACTTATAAAAAAGCTTTAGAAGAAGCTAGTGAAATTCATCAACGTTTAAAAACTGAAAGAGCTGCTGCTAAGGATCATGAAACTAAAGGATTAAAACCTCCACCATatgttaaattaaaa GTTAATAAACCTGTGGGTAATGTGAAACCTGTTGAAGTTGAAAGTATTGTAGCATGCGATTGTGATGCAGAACTGGATGATGCTTGTGCACCTGGAACAGATTGTTTAAATCGTATTTTATTGATAGAGTGTAGTCCAGTGGTATGCCCAGCTGGTACCAAATGTAATAATCAAGATTTTGTACGCAGACAGTATCCAGCAATGGAACCATTTCATACAATTGGCCGCGGGTGGGGTCTTAGAAGTTTGGAAGCTATTAAATCTGGACAATTTATAATCGAATATGTTGGCGAAGTTATAGATGAAGCAGAATACAAACAGAGattaagtagaaaaaaagagttgaagaacgaaaatttctactttttaacaatagataataatagaatgatCGATGCAGAACCAAAGGGCAATCTTAGCCGATTCATGA ATCATTCTTGTTCACCAAATTGTGAAACACAAAAATGGACAGTAAACGGAGATACGCGTATTGGTTTATTTGCCTTACGTGATATAGAGCCAGGAGAAGAgttaacttttaattataactTAGCTTGCGATGGAGAAACACGTAAACCATGTTTATGCGGCGCATCAAATTGTAGTGGATTTATAGGTTTAAAAGTACAAAAACCACAAGTAACTCCAGTTCCAGTACCATCTAAAAAATCtgataaagtagaaaaagtaagaaggcAGAGAAG atCAAGGAAACATTTTTGTTGGAGTTGTGGAGAAGAGATAATGCATGATAGCGAAACTATTGTATGTGATCATAAgacatgtaataaaaaatatcataatacTTGTATAAATATCGACAATGCAGAAAGTAAATTTAGTTGTCCATGGCATCACTGTATAGAGTGCAATCGAAGAACATCTGCACACTGTTCATTTTGTAGTGTTGCTTTTTGTCAAG TTCATTTAGACGGGAATTTGTTTGAGTATGGAGAAAAAAGTGGCTTTGTTTGCACCCTACATGAAAATATGGAGATACAAAGATCATCAGcagaagacgaaaaagattCTTCTGATAACGAGGCCGATattgataaagaatatttatcaaGATCTAGCAGCCCTATAGAAATGGAAACAAAGTTACAACGAGAACCATCGCCACGAGTTTCAATTGTAGAG gTTCATCTAAACAGCGAAGAAAGCGAAGAATCCCAAAgggaagaggacgaagaattATTAGAAGATACAATCGCACTgtgtacatataatttttcaaaaacagtgaaaagaaagatgctCAATCAATcttctaatatttttgaagaagGACAAGCTGAGAAATTGAATAATCTTACTTCTAGTCAACTGGAGGCGATAATTGGTGGTagtttatttgaataa